Genomic DNA from Ruminococcus sp. OA3:
TGGTCAGCCACTCGTTCCAGACCGGATACCACATCGGAGAAGATCATTCCGGCTTCCGGCGTACATGCATTTCTTGTCAGCCGCTCAACATGACTCTGCTGAAGGTCACGTTCTTTTACATCGATCCGGTTTTCCAGATCCAGAATCTCCTGCAGATGTTCCTGGCTGTTATTTGAGAACATATCCAGTGCATATGTCATGATCTGCATAACCAGATCAAGCATCTCTGAGAGTTCCCGTTTACTTTCGCTGCTGAACGTTACCTGGTCGTCCCTGACCATAAGAGCCGCCTCAGCAATATTTTCCGCATGGTCGCCGATACGCTCAATATCGTTCGCCACATGGAACAGTCCTCCGATACTCCTGGCATCGTCAATCGGCAGCGTCATCTGATTGATATTTACCAGATAGTTTGTAATTGCATTATTGAGATAGTCAATATTTTTTTCCACCCGGTACACCGTCTGTATCTCTTTTTCATCCAGTGTTATCAGCGCATTCATGGAACGGACAAGGTTCGTCATCGCCATATTCCCCATATGCTCCAGTTCTCTCGTCGCCTCCAGCACCGCCGTTGTGGGTGAGAACATGGATTTGTCTCCAATATAGAGAAGTTCGAAATCTTCTCCCTCCTCGTCTTTTCCCCTGACCACAACATGTGTCAGTTTGATGATCCAGGGCATGATCGGGAATATAATCACCACCCAGGCAATCTTCATAATCGTATTGGCATTTGCGATCGCACGGCTGATATTTCCGCCTGAAATATGTAATACCCAATCCACAACCGGATTCAGTGCAAACAGGAACACAACACAGAAAATCAACATTCCCGTCAGGTTATAGAACAGATGGATAAGAGCTGTTCTCCTGGCGTCCTTACGTCCCCCGAGACTTGCAAGCAGCGCTGAGGTTGTACAGCCTATATTGCTTCCCATCATAAGATACAGGCAGATTGGCAGTTCCAGAAGTCCTCCCTGCGCCAGCAGCATCAGGATACCTACAGTCGCCGAATTGCTCTGCAGTACAGCTGTCACGAGATACCCGACAAGTATCGCCAGATATGGATTCGACAGGGAGCCAAGCGTATTGACAATGACCGGCGCATCCTTAATGATTGCGAGTGCCGCTGACATTGTCGACAAACCCATGAACAGCATACCGAACCCAAGAAACACTTCACCAAACTTATTGACAATCGGTTTCTTTATAAACATCAGCATGACAACGCCCAGAATAACAAACAGCGGCGCTATATCTGACAGATTGAAAGCAATCAGCTGAC
This window encodes:
- a CDS encoding Na/Pi cotransporter family protein, whose translation is MKEVLMLAGGLGFFLYGMKMMSEGLEKAAGSKLRKILEVFTKNRFIGVIVGIIFTAIIQSSNATTVMVVSFVNSGLMNLAQASGVIMGASIGTTMTGQLIAFNLSDIAPLFVILGVVMLMFIKKPIVNKFGEVFLGFGMLFMGLSTMSAALAIIKDAPVIVNTLGSLSNPYLAILVGYLVTAVLQSNSATVGILMLLAQGGLLELPICLYLMMGSNIGCTTSALLASLGGRKDARRTALIHLFYNLTGMLIFCVVFLFALNPVVDWVLHISGGNISRAIANANTIMKIAWVVIIFPIMPWIIKLTHVVVRGKDEEGEDFELLYIGDKSMFSPTTAVLEATRELEHMGNMAMTNLVRSMNALITLDEKEIQTVYRVEKNIDYLNNAITNYLVNINQMTLPIDDARSIGGLFHVANDIERIGDHAENIAEAALMVRDDQVTFSSESKRELSEMLDLVMQIMTYALDMFSNNSQEHLQEILDLENRIDVKERDLQQSHVERLTRNACTPEAGMIFSDVVSGLERVADHATNIAFSILDEEPEEDKRVVQVPI